DNA sequence from the Musa acuminata AAA Group cultivar baxijiao unplaced genomic scaffold, Cavendish_Baxijiao_AAA HiC_scaffold_1132, whole genome shotgun sequence genome:
AGGTTAATTTTTTAATAACTACAAAATCGAATAAATCATGCTTATGATTCATGTGAGTGAAAGTCgattattcttaaaaaaaaaaagttcaataattattttctatACTGTATATCCCAATCTccctaagaaatcaagattaatTTTATGAATATCCAAAAAATCCTATCTTGATCGGGACTCGGAGCAAGCTTTTTGTAATATACCTGAAGGCAttgttttatgttttatttttggAACGATTGATTATgaggagaatttttttttattatcaatcaATGACTGTGAACATTAAGtcatcttattattatttttataaaaaaaagaaaattctttcACATCGCCCTCTTCAATGCTCATCGATGACGCCGTGAATTATCGGCTCTGGTGAGTCAACATCTCAGCCAGCTAATTGCTATTTATTATGATGCATGCTAATGGTGTTGTATACTCTATATATGTATGTGCGTGTGTGTTCAAGAAATCACCACTTCCCCGTGCGAAACATCCGAGTCTTGTTTCCGAGAGTGCGGAGAGATTTCCATTGTTTGAGAGATGGCAATGATCCTGGATTCATTTGTTTCAAGATGCATTGAACAAGTGACGGGTTTTGTTGAGGGAGAGATATGCAAAGTGCTGGGcgtgaagaaggagatcaagacgCTGCAGGAGAAGCTGGAGATGATCAAATGTTACCTCGAAAGTGCAGAGCGGAAAAGCCGTGGGGATCCCGGCATCGAGGCCTGGGTGAGGAAGCTGAAAGACATCATGTACGATGCCGACGACATCATCGATCTGTGCATGATGGAAGGTGGCAAACTGTTGGAGGCTCGGGGATCAGCATCGGCTTCGGGGGTAAGCTTCGTTTTCAGCTTTGTTTCTTCTTGCTTTCGGTGTACCAAACAACGCCATGAGATTGCGGGTAAAATCGAAGCcattaatggtagactgaaacaAATAGCTGAGGAAGCTTCCATCCTTAGTAATCTACAGTCTTCTGGTAGTCACCAACCCCAACCCGAAAAACCAACTCTACTTGAGACGACTTCCTTGGAAGTCGAGGAGGACATCGTAGGGGGACAAATCGAAGTAGATGCCGATACTCTAATCAATGCCATGCTAGAGGACACCAAACAAAAATGTCGTATTTTTGGGATTGTTGGAATGGGCGGAATCGGGAAGTCCACTCTGGCACGTAAAA
Encoded proteins:
- the LOC135586261 gene encoding putative disease resistance protein RGA3 — its product is MAMILDSFVSRCIEQVTGFVEGEICKVLGVKKEIKTLQEKLEMIKCYLESAERKSRGDPGIEAWVRKLKDIMYDADDIIDLCMMEGGKLLEARGSASASGVSFVFSFVSSCFRCTKQRHEIAGKIEAINGRLKQIAEEASILSNLQSSGSHQPQPEKPTLLETTSLEVEEDIVGGQIEVDADTLINAMLEDTKQKCRIFGIVGMGGIGKSTLAHNSLNARKKLSLMFASDQVDVSFKSTPETCLNNFR